A stretch of Cellulosilyticum sp. I15G10I2 DNA encodes these proteins:
- a CDS encoding phage holin, LLH family, with amino-acid sequence MIEISGLTLILIRAVLLVFVGLVTYILVPWLKTLKNEWYVAAAVKAAEFIYKKAVKAGPEKRNYVIAWLQKRGIHIDQETLDMLINSVLQEIDKKPKEQVINIGSVIKNENTN; translated from the coding sequence ATGATAGAAATTAGTGGATTAACTTTAATTTTAATAAGGGCGGTATTGCTGGTATTTGTTGGCTTAGTAACTTATATTTTAGTACCATGGTTAAAGACGCTTAAAAATGAGTGGTATGTAGCTGCAGCAGTAAAAGCGGCTGAGTTTATTTATAAGAAAGCTGTGAAAGCTGGTCCTGAGAAGCGAAATTATGTTATCGCATGGCTACAAAAGAGAGGTATCCATATAGATCAAGAAACATTGGATATGCTTATTAATTCAGTTCTTCAGGAAATAGATAAAAAACCAAAAGAACAAGTAATAAATATAGGGAGTGTGATCAAGAATGAAAATACTAATTGA
- a CDS encoding phage holin family protein, with product MNETESIASIIREYITVETFYTIPFLMWLGMVLKKSKKIDDSLIPEVLAYIGIAISTMACLSMNKPDDVMRWVLLFVTAIGQGYFAAAASVMLHQILKQRKAFKILKTFDGGSEDDRN from the coding sequence ATGAATGAAACCGAAAGCATTGCAAGCATTATCCGGGAGTACATCACAGTTGAGACATTTTATACAATCCCCTTTTTAATGTGGCTCGGTATGGTCCTAAAGAAAAGTAAAAAGATTGATGATAGCCTTATCCCAGAAGTGTTAGCTTACATAGGCATTGCTATTTCAACTATGGCTTGCCTAAGTATGAATAAGCCAGATGATGTAATGAGGTGGGTACTTCTTTTTGTAACAGCAATAGGACAGGGTTATTTTGCCGCGGCAGCGTCTGTTATGCTTCATCAGATCTTGAAGCAAAGAAAAGCATTTAAAATATTAAAAACATTTGATGGAGGTAGTGAAGATGATAGAAATTAG
- a CDS encoding phage tail protein, which yields MNLNQLDLLSLQTNSMKSDKTTVALCEAINPQLNAIDVTKCIISSNIDTMSDAMLDEIATEKNIFWYDPNAEIEIKRNLIKNCDKVFSFLGTNYAIEQVIKDYFGDGVIEEWYEYGGAPYHFKVLTSNISVTGEKAEQFNAAVNKVKRLSTRLEEVLVNMVADLSVHYGFVLHTGDSITLIQGA from the coding sequence ATGAATCTTAATCAATTAGACTTATTATCTCTACAAACAAATAGTATGAAGTCAGATAAGACAACAGTAGCACTATGTGAAGCTATTAATCCCCAACTCAATGCCATTGATGTAACTAAGTGTATCATATCTTCAAACATAGATACTATGAGCGATGCAATGTTGGATGAAATAGCTACAGAAAAGAATATTTTTTGGTATGATCCTAACGCTGAGATCGAAATAAAAAGAAATCTCATTAAAAATTGTGATAAAGTATTTAGCTTTTTAGGCACTAACTACGCTATTGAGCAGGTAATCAAGGATTATTTTGGTGATGGAGTAATAGAGGAGTGGTATGAATATGGCGGGGCACCATATCACTTCAAGGTATTAACATCAAATATTAGTGTTACAGGGGAAAAGGCTGAACAATTTAATGCCGCAGTTAATAAGGTTAAAAGACTCAGTACAAGGCTTGAAGAAGTTTTAGTTAATATGGTAGCAGACTTATCTGTACACTATGGATTTGTGCTGCATACAGGTGATAGCATAACGCTAATACAAGGAGCGTGA
- a CDS encoding baseplate assembly protein: MSIQFIEVDAKKIYNEILIMFQTALGEVLYPGDERRIFLEQETQLIVAIFNAINESAKQNLLRYARDEVLDAIGESKDVIRLEPQKASCIMRFTLSAAQNNNIVIPKGTRITPDGVCFFETVKEKTVLSGELYSDILTEATVAGADHNGFSPGQVKTLVDIIPFIGQVSNIDTSSGGADTEPDDDGINIWSGYRGRIRLANSKISTAGHELGYIYYAKSADANIQDVVPTSPNPGEVLITVVMKNGELPSEAVLQKVEASCSPKHVRPQTDYVSAAAPEVINYNITLTYYIGSDNQTEEITIRSAIDKAIEEYTAWQDTKIGRHINPDRLRNLMLNAGASRIALTAPAYTEIEAIQIAKVNSVTITYGGLE, from the coding sequence TTGAGCATTCAGTTTATAGAAGTTGATGCAAAGAAAATTTATAATGAAATTTTAATAATGTTTCAGACAGCTCTTGGAGAAGTTCTCTATCCTGGAGATGAGAGAAGAATTTTTTTAGAACAAGAAACGCAGCTTATTGTAGCCATCTTTAATGCTATTAATGAAAGTGCTAAACAAAACCTCTTACGATACGCAAGGGATGAGGTCTTAGATGCGATTGGTGAAAGCAAAGATGTCATCCGTTTAGAACCCCAAAAAGCAAGCTGTATTATGAGATTTACACTATCAGCCGCACAAAATAATAATATAGTTATTCCAAAAGGCACCAGGATTACTCCAGATGGTGTTTGTTTTTTTGAAACAGTGAAAGAAAAGACTGTTCTATCTGGCGAATTATATAGTGATATTCTTACAGAGGCCACTGTTGCAGGAGCTGATCATAATGGGTTTTCACCTGGACAAGTAAAAACTCTTGTAGATATCATTCCGTTTATTGGTCAAGTTTCTAATATTGATACAAGCAGCGGCGGAGCTGATACTGAGCCTGATGATGATGGTATTAATATATGGAGCGGTTACCGCGGAAGGATACGGCTTGCAAACTCTAAAATTAGCACAGCTGGCCATGAACTAGGATATATTTACTATGCCAAAAGTGCTGATGCAAATATACAAGATGTAGTGCCTACATCTCCTAATCCTGGAGAAGTCCTTATTACTGTGGTAATGAAGAACGGTGAATTACCAAGTGAGGCGGTTTTACAAAAGGTAGAAGCAAGTTGTAGTCCTAAACACGTAAGACCACAGACTGACTATGTATCAGCTGCAGCTCCTGAAGTAATAAATTATAATATTACACTGACTTATTATATTGGCAGTGATAATCAGACTGAGGAAATAACTATAAGATCTGCTATAGATAAAGCTATTGAAGAATATACAGCGTGGCAAGATACTAAAATAGGCAGACATATTAATCCTGACAGACTAAGGAATCTTATGTTGAATGCAGGAGCAAGTAGAATTGCACTTACGGCACCAGCCTATACTGAAATTGAAGCCATACAAATAGCTAAAGTGAACTCAGTAACAATTACATATGGCGGATTAGAATAA
- a CDS encoding phage tail protein, with amino-acid sequence MYIATFGTKGFVVSADKTITFDDLTFAASLDTEKQDNPGKKPSTYVKNANLDTFSIKIHLDSALGVHPLDQINQWMKILDDAKPYPFLLNGKPFLDTKWLLVDVSGTKPNVDIKGNILSADVSLKFDEYVSKGNKKESSKSKKSTKTKKAKDTSSVYEALKPTEKAELKVSTATNFKVLERQM; translated from the coding sequence ATGTACATTGCGACCTTCGGAACAAAAGGATTTGTGGTAAGTGCTGATAAAACAATTACATTTGATGATCTAACCTTTGCAGCAAGCTTAGATACTGAAAAACAAGATAATCCAGGCAAAAAACCTAGCACATATGTTAAGAATGCTAATCTTGACACATTTAGTATTAAGATTCACCTTGATAGTGCATTAGGAGTTCATCCACTGGATCAGATTAATCAGTGGATGAAAATTCTTGATGATGCTAAACCCTATCCGTTTTTATTAAATGGCAAACCTTTTCTCGATACAAAATGGCTATTAGTAGATGTAAGTGGTACAAAACCTAATGTGGATATTAAAGGGAATATACTTTCAGCGGATGTTTCTCTCAAATTTGACGAGTATGTCAGTAAAGGAAACAAAAAAGAATCCTCAAAATCAAAAAAGAGCACTAAAACTAAGAAGGCAAAAGATACTAGTTCTGTTTATGAAGCACTAAAGCCAACTGAAAAAGCAGAATTAAAAGTGAGTACTGCGACTAACTTTAAAGTGCTCGAAAGACAAATGTAA
- a CDS encoding phage late control D family protein has product MQLIYEGKDITKDIDIRTADLTDCSGGKFDSIILEINNPTNDWSRWKPQKSHELELRKDGFSSGKMFIAIVKQQDGLIILKAIPIKKESKEKRTKSWENVTFLELLNEFAGKHGLSLKTYGIQNYLYNRVNQVDETDFAFLNKRCMIEGYILKVSNNQLVIFDEKSMESQNGITLAASDIVGNFKYDNKDTYGAVRIVYGNIDNTFKSPSGTGEALLIANLEVNSIGEAQRFAKNILRNSNKYEHMIAFDTKLNTNIAAGSSLSLSGLGLSDGKYYIYQIIDKMVNDKTTFFLRQIPSW; this is encoded by the coding sequence GTGCAGCTTATCTATGAAGGCAAAGACATAACAAAAGATATTGATATAAGAACTGCTGACTTAACAGATTGTTCAGGTGGAAAATTTGATAGCATTATATTAGAGATCAATAATCCTACTAATGACTGGAGTCGATGGAAACCGCAAAAGTCTCATGAGTTGGAGCTTAGAAAAGATGGGTTTTCCAGTGGTAAAATGTTTATAGCGATTGTTAAACAGCAAGATGGTCTTATTATTTTAAAAGCAATTCCTATAAAAAAAGAATCTAAAGAGAAACGTACTAAGTCATGGGAGAACGTTACTTTTCTAGAACTTTTGAATGAATTTGCTGGCAAACATGGTCTGTCTCTTAAAACCTATGGTATTCAAAACTATTTATACAATAGAGTCAATCAGGTAGATGAAACAGATTTTGCATTTTTAAATAAAAGGTGCATGATTGAGGGCTATATACTTAAAGTATCCAATAATCAGCTAGTTATATTTGATGAAAAGAGTATGGAAAGTCAAAACGGTATAACTTTAGCAGCTTCCGATATTGTTGGAAACTTTAAGTACGATAATAAAGATACTTATGGAGCAGTGCGAATTGTCTATGGCAACATAGATAATACCTTTAAGTCTCCAAGTGGCACTGGGGAGGCTCTTCTGATAGCTAATTTAGAAGTAAATAGTATAGGTGAAGCTCAAAGATTTGCAAAAAATATACTTAGAAATAGCAATAAGTATGAACACATGATAGCATTTGATACAAAGTTAAATACAAATATTGCTGCAGGAAGCTCATTATCATTAAGCGGATTAGGTTTGAGTGATGGTAAGTACTATATTTATCAAATAATTGATAAGATGGTTAATGATAAAACAACGTTTTTTTTAAGACAAATACCAAGTTGGTGA
- a CDS encoding tail protein X, protein MGNDYYIYTTVQGDTFDIIALNAYDDEFKAHILMQANPQHVATITFSHGIDLKVPIIEDDPADTLPPWKR, encoded by the coding sequence TTGGGTAATGATTATTATATTTATACAACAGTGCAAGGTGATACTTTTGATATTATTGCACTTAATGCGTATGATGATGAATTTAAAGCACATATTCTTATGCAAGCTAATCCACAGCATGTAGCAACAATAACCTTTAGTCATGGAATAGACCTTAAAGTGCCTATTATTGAAGATGATCCAGCGGATACACTGCCACCATGGAAGAGGTGA
- a CDS encoding phage tail assembly protein, giving the protein MKYQKIVSRTRKSKNKEIKEFMHMENQALKLSKPIMVNGEEVKELKYDFENMTARDKINVGKRIKQDGVPVSVEELDTDYHMYLFAGAVVKANEDMDISDVMRLSAKDIQKGAALARNFFYLNSEE; this is encoded by the coding sequence ATGAAATATCAAAAGATAGTATCAAGAACTAGAAAATCTAAAAATAAAGAGATAAAGGAGTTTATGCATATGGAAAACCAAGCGCTAAAATTATCAAAGCCAATCATGGTCAATGGTGAGGAAGTTAAAGAATTGAAATATGATTTTGAGAATATGACTGCAAGGGACAAAATCAATGTGGGAAAAAGAATTAAGCAAGATGGGGTACCTGTGTCTGTAGAAGAACTGGATACAGACTATCACATGTACTTATTTGCTGGGGCAGTTGTAAAAGCAAATGAAGATATGGATATTTCAGACGTAATGCGTTTAAGCGCTAAAGATATCCAAAAAGGAGCTGCACTTGCAAGAAATTTTTTCTATCTCAATTCGGAGGAATAG
- a CDS encoding phage major tail tube protein → MIISGAVIAHRFLADSVDIADYVSCQLPSIESATNEIKGAGILGSIDMPMTGQINAMTFSVTARGINKSNANLAKPGIQKLEIRFNRDVTQSDGSVIPEGSKVFINGVNKKYDPGKVEQGSNMDGSIEFEVLRYRQVINGVETLLIDKLNYVYKINGVDYMEKVRAAL, encoded by the coding sequence ATGATTATATCAGGAGCAGTAATTGCACATAGATTTTTAGCAGATAGTGTTGATATAGCAGACTATGTTTCGTGTCAACTTCCCAGCATTGAATCTGCCACTAATGAAATAAAAGGAGCGGGCATATTAGGTAGCATTGATATGCCTATGACGGGACAAATCAATGCCATGACATTTAGTGTTACTGCGAGAGGAATTAATAAGTCTAATGCTAATCTTGCAAAGCCAGGCATACAGAAATTAGAGATTAGATTTAATAGAGATGTAACACAATCTGATGGGTCAGTAATCCCAGAAGGCAGTAAAGTATTCATTAACGGTGTTAACAAGAAATATGACCCTGGCAAAGTCGAGCAAGGCTCTAATATGGATGGTAGCATTGAATTTGAGGTGCTAAGATATCGTCAAGTCATTAATGGAGTAGAAACACTTTTGATAGACAAATTAAATTATGTTTATAAAATTAATGGCGTAGATTACATGGAAAAGGTGAGGGCAGCTCTTTAA
- a CDS encoding phage tail sheath protein: MYKHGAFADIMATKDFIPPKSLGTLPVYFGTLPVHQFTDYTEKVNKPLLISSFKEAQTVAGYIDSAWGDFTLCEAIYAHFRNNIQAIGPIILINVLDPDIHREAVAETATVTLTNGIGYINNRNVILKTIDIASKILGIDYSVEYTADGTRVMIKDLKSALGNSIDVTFSEVDPAAVTDADIIGGTSASGERTGTAVLDLVYQTFNVVPTILAAPYWSTKSAVDTALKTASQKINGHWYAFVNSDISSTDTGASTISEAKTEKVDKGYVSSLEAPCWPMGKNGEDKLFHLSTLATVTMQWVDYNNDGVPVETPSNKPIDIKCLCLADGTQIDFDQIQANDLNSKGIRTATYWGGRWVLWGGHTGEYEYGKDMDKRNVFDSSVRMLQYIANTFQSRYGILVDKPFNRALKDTILNDMQEWLDNLIAQGRLLLANIVFEESSNPISDIVEGDFVFDIATTTTPPGKSLTAKITYTSSGLDVLFGGAE, encoded by the coding sequence GTGTATAAACACGGAGCATTTGCCGATATTATGGCAACAAAAGATTTTATTCCACCTAAATCTTTGGGCACACTGCCTGTTTATTTTGGAACTTTGCCTGTTCATCAGTTTACAGATTACACAGAAAAGGTTAATAAACCATTATTAATTAGCAGTTTTAAAGAGGCTCAGACAGTAGCAGGATATATAGATAGTGCATGGGGCGATTTTACGCTTTGTGAAGCAATCTACGCACACTTTAGAAATAACATACAAGCAATAGGGCCTATTATACTTATTAATGTTCTTGATCCTGATATTCATAGAGAAGCTGTGGCAGAAACAGCAACAGTTACACTAACAAATGGTATAGGCTACATTAATAATCGAAATGTTATCCTTAAAACAATAGATATTGCAAGTAAGATTCTTGGAATTGATTATTCAGTAGAATATACGGCTGATGGCACAAGAGTAATGATTAAAGACTTAAAGTCTGCATTAGGAAATAGTATCGATGTTACATTTAGTGAAGTAGATCCAGCAGCAGTAACAGATGCAGATATTATTGGAGGAACCAGCGCATCTGGAGAGAGAACAGGCACAGCTGTTCTTGATTTAGTATATCAAACATTTAATGTGGTTCCTACTATTTTGGCAGCGCCTTATTGGAGCACAAAATCAGCAGTAGATACAGCATTAAAAACAGCAAGCCAAAAAATAAACGGACATTGGTATGCCTTTGTAAACAGTGATATTAGTTCCACTGATACAGGGGCATCTACTATTTCAGAGGCTAAAACGGAAAAAGTTGATAAAGGCTATGTAAGCAGTTTAGAAGCACCATGCTGGCCGATGGGTAAAAATGGTGAAGATAAATTATTCCACTTATCAACGCTTGCTACAGTAACTATGCAGTGGGTAGATTACAATAATGATGGAGTGCCAGTTGAAACACCATCTAATAAGCCTATTGACATTAAATGTCTATGCCTTGCAGATGGGACACAAATTGACTTTGATCAAATACAAGCCAATGATCTTAATAGTAAAGGTATTCGTACTGCAACTTATTGGGGCGGTAGATGGGTTCTTTGGGGAGGTCATACTGGCGAATACGAATACGGTAAAGATATGGACAAGAGAAATGTATTTGATTCATCAGTTCGTATGCTTCAGTATATCGCTAATACATTCCAAAGTAGATATGGCATATTAGTTGATAAGCCATTCAATAGGGCCCTTAAAGATACTATTCTTAATGATATGCAGGAATGGTTAGATAATCTAATTGCGCAAGGAAGATTATTACTTGCCAATATCGTATTTGAAGAAAGTAGCAATCCAATATCAGATATTGTAGAAGGTGACTTTGTGTTTGACATTGCAACAACTACTACCCCACCAGGCAAATCACTTACAGCTAAAATTACTTATACATCATCAGGGCTTGATGTATTATTTGGAGGTGCTGAATAA
- a CDS encoding phage tail protein, with the protein MSKDVFIDTKKIETLTIELKGFEKEVGEAAYHALNRTLDQVVTQVGRIVPKEYAIKAKEVKETFAGGIKRPSKSNLEASVASRGHTLSLAHFPLTPSDPKLAKMLEIRYGTPLKVKIKKSSGNKQIRTNPKPFLASTGAKSADKTQYNIFKRSGKSRLPIAPVRTLSIPQMITNENIGDQIQNFATEKLNERLQHEIERAMISIGGKLK; encoded by the coding sequence GTGAGCAAAGATGTTTTTATAGATACTAAAAAAATCGAAACACTTACTATTGAGCTTAAAGGTTTTGAAAAAGAGGTAGGAGAAGCTGCCTATCATGCATTAAACAGAACACTAGATCAAGTTGTTACACAGGTTGGGCGAATAGTTCCTAAAGAATATGCCATTAAAGCCAAAGAAGTTAAAGAGACCTTTGCAGGTGGAATTAAGAGACCGTCTAAATCGAATTTAGAAGCTTCTGTTGCATCGAGAGGTCATACATTAAGCTTGGCACATTTTCCACTTACTCCTTCAGACCCTAAATTAGCTAAAATGCTTGAAATTAGATATGGTACTCCGTTAAAAGTAAAAATAAAAAAGAGTTCAGGTAATAAACAAATAAGAACAAATCCTAAACCTTTTTTAGCTTCTACAGGGGCAAAGAGTGCTGATAAGACTCAATATAATATATTTAAAAGATCAGGGAAATCTAGATTGCCAATAGCTCCAGTAAGGACTTTGTCCATCCCACAAATGATTACAAATGAGAATATAGGAGACCAAATACAAAATTTTGCAACCGAGAAATTAAACGAAAGATTGCAGCATGAAATTGAAAGAGCAATGATTAGCATAGGAGGGAAGCTTAAATGA
- a CDS encoding major capsid protein: MSIYDTKTMLAAISQKKPVFTFLRDTFFPNIKTLVTEEAEVDVKKGKRKLAPFVAPRVRGIVVARDGFVTNKIMTPKVAPIRVLTADDLKKRQLGESVYSSKTPAQRAAQILAEDLLDLDEQITRREEWFCAQVLQGEVIDIETEGQIITVDFNFTNKVDLEPGERWNEVGSDPLANMEAWRKDKIIKQSGKAPNIVIMASDVVEEFLANEEVQNILDIQRLNMGVIEPTYKGDGVTFIGRIPKLGVEIYSYTEFYIDEDGEEKELIPSGTVIMGSTGKGTRYYGSVTQKENGAWVTYEGERIPKYTPDDKNEIDELRLVSRPLPAPDDVDSWVVAKVL, encoded by the coding sequence ATGAGTATTTATGATACTAAAACAATGTTAGCAGCTATTAGTCAAAAGAAACCGGTATTTACGTTTTTAAGAGATACATTCTTCCCAAATATTAAAACACTTGTGACAGAGGAAGCCGAGGTTGATGTTAAAAAGGGCAAGAGAAAATTAGCTCCTTTTGTCGCTCCAAGAGTAAGGGGAATTGTAGTTGCAAGAGATGGATTTGTAACTAATAAAATCATGACTCCTAAGGTAGCACCTATTAGAGTGTTGACCGCTGATGATCTTAAAAAGCGCCAATTAGGTGAAAGTGTTTACTCAAGTAAAACACCAGCCCAAAGAGCAGCGCAAATACTAGCAGAGGATTTACTAGATCTTGATGAACAAATTACACGTAGAGAAGAGTGGTTCTGCGCACAAGTTCTTCAGGGTGAAGTAATTGATATTGAAACTGAAGGACAAATAATTACAGTAGACTTTAATTTTACTAATAAAGTAGATTTAGAACCAGGTGAAAGATGGAATGAAGTTGGAAGTGATCCATTAGCAAACATGGAAGCATGGAGAAAAGATAAGATTATCAAGCAATCAGGAAAAGCTCCTAATATTGTCATTATGGCAAGTGATGTAGTAGAGGAATTTTTAGCAAACGAAGAAGTACAAAACATCTTAGATATACAAAGATTAAATATGGGAGTAATTGAACCTACATATAAGGGAGACGGTGTAACATTTATTGGAAGAATTCCTAAATTAGGCGTAGAAATTTATTCTTATACAGAATTCTATATTGATGAAGATGGAGAAGAAAAAGAGCTTATTCCTAGTGGTACCGTGATTATGGGATCAACTGGCAAAGGTACACGTTATTATGGATCAGTTACACAAAAGGAAAATGGTGCATGGGTTACATATGAGGGAGAAAGAATTCCTAAATACACCCCAGATGATAAAAATGAAATTGATGAATTAAGACTTGTATCAAGGCCACTACCAGCCCCAGACGATGTAGATAGTTGGGTAGTTGCTAAAGTACTGTAG
- a CDS encoding head decoration protein, whose translation MSDMFSKAGEYNPVSIIAGNQVPLLPEGVTLAMGTGILSAGTVIALLTTDKTGKVVDSTKTDGTEKPYGILTDDVTLSETETTEATVYVSGYFKSDALIFGGTDTAAIHKATLRTLGIYLI comes from the coding sequence ATGAGTGATATGTTTAGCAAAGCAGGAGAGTATAACCCAGTTAGCATTATAGCAGGGAATCAAGTTCCTTTATTGCCAGAAGGTGTAACACTTGCTATGGGAACAGGCATATTATCAGCTGGCACGGTTATCGCACTATTAACCACTGATAAGACTGGGAAGGTTGTAGATAGTACTAAAACCGATGGAACAGAAAAACCATATGGTATTCTAACTGATGATGTAACACTGTCTGAAACAGAAACAACAGAAGCGACAGTATATGTATCAGGGTATTTCAAGTCAGATGCATTAATATTCGGAGGAACAGATACAGCAGCAATTCATAAAGCAACACTTAGAACATTAGGAATCTATTTAATTTAA
- a CDS encoding head maturation protease, ClpP-related has product MKVINIKGRIIGDGSKWIYELFNIPHTSPSTITSGLQEANGDDVEIYVNSGGGSVYDGYEIYNAISEYKGNVTIKIVGLAASAASFASMPKNAKCYMSPLSEMMIHNSSTYAEGPHQAMDETSNMLRVTDSTIAQAYVLKSGKPASEIKDLMEKETWLTAEQAKELGLIDGIMFDVKTESNPVPTLYNAIPINDDLLMSELEKCKSVDEIKLKLTENIDKVLKLSAQNQPTVINTVVDNKLKEGSKMTLENFKTDHPEIYDQIVQDTTNHAITAERNRIKAINDLAMPGIEDIISNGIDNGESAEKVAMNIIKAQKEQGQKYLNDLQNDATAANLGTVSNAAAPQNNQTKEAQDAESANFMAQIMNGGK; this is encoded by the coding sequence TTGAAAGTCATAAATATTAAAGGACGAATTATTGGTGATGGAAGCAAGTGGATCTATGAGCTATTCAATATACCACATACTTCTCCAAGTACTATAACAAGTGGTTTGCAGGAAGCAAATGGGGATGATGTTGAAATCTACGTAAATAGCGGTGGTGGAAGTGTTTATGATGGATACGAGATATATAATGCCATAAGTGAATATAAGGGAAATGTAACAATTAAAATTGTGGGGTTAGCGGCTAGTGCAGCCTCATTTGCATCTATGCCTAAAAATGCTAAATGTTACATGAGTCCACTTTCTGAGATGATGATTCATAACTCATCAACATATGCAGAAGGGCCACATCAAGCTATGGATGAAACAAGTAATATGTTGCGAGTAACAGATTCTACAATAGCGCAAGCTTATGTACTCAAAAGTGGAAAACCAGCGAGTGAGATTAAAGATCTTATGGAGAAGGAAACATGGTTAACGGCGGAACAAGCTAAAGAACTAGGACTAATTGATGGAATTATGTTTGATGTAAAAACAGAGTCAAATCCAGTTCCTACACTTTATAATGCCATACCAATTAACGATGATTTGCTAATGAGTGAGCTTGAAAAATGTAAGTCTGTAGATGAAATTAAACTCAAGCTAACTGAAAATATTGACAAAGTACTTAAATTATCAGCACAGAATCAGCCTACTGTAATTAATACAGTAGTTGATAATAAATTGAAAGAAGGTAGTAAAATGACACTGGAGAATTTTAAAACAGACCATCCTGAAATTTACGATCAAATTGTTCAGGATACAACAAATCATGCAATAACTGCAGAGAGGAATCGTATTAAAGCAATCAATGATTTAGCGATGCCAGGAATTGAGGATATTATTAGTAATGGAATTGACAATGGAGAATCAGCTGAGAAAGTAGCTATGAACATTATTAAAGCTCAAAAAGAACAAGGACAAAAATACCTTAATGATCTTCAAAATGATGCAACAGCAGCGAATTTAGGAACAGTATCTAATGCTGCAGCACCTCAAAACAATCAAACAAAAGAAGCACAAGATGCTGAAAGCGCAAACTTTATGGCACAAATTATGAATGGAGGTAAATGA